A single Anopheles funestus chromosome 2RL, idAnoFuneDA-416_04, whole genome shotgun sequence DNA region contains:
- the LOC125774701 gene encoding dnaJ homolog subfamily C member 3 gives MLLNIHDSSQLADSRRLGTVLLFLLIELFFDGAETASQAEIDRHLEIGRDFLARGQLSDALTHYHAAVEGDPNNYLTYFKRGTVYFALGKAKFAISDFTRVLELKPDFTAARAQRGSVYLKMGDFENAEMDLMVVLRMDPHNPEANMHFSRIGPARDQWVLCVDLMERGDFNTAIALLTQLLEVCPWSVPIRESRAQMYLRIGDRMAAVSDFRSVNRLSHDSTEGYYQLARILYDIGDSGAALKEIRECLKLDPEHKDCFPFYKKIKKVDKVYVDAQLAQEEQRYADCISGGEKLVNLEPDVPMIVYNGKQLLCSCLVKEEEFTDAVVRCREALDIYPDPEVMCDRAEALIGAEMYDEAIAQYREALEINDNLQRAKDGIEHAQRVQKQAERRDYYKILGVKRTATKQEIVKAYRKAAQKWHPDNFQGDQKKMAEKKFIDVAAAKEVLTDPEKRKQFDAGQDPLDPEAGRNGFGGGNPFHHFHHGSPFQFKFHFT, from the exons ATGTTGTTAAATATTCACGACTCGTCACAGCTGGCCGATAGCCGACGGTTAGGAACCGTGCTCTTATTCCTATTAATAGAACTGTTCTTTGATG GTGCCGAAACTGCCTCACAAGCTGAAATCGATCGACATCTAGAAATTGGTAGAGACTTTTTAGCCCGAGGTCAGCTATCGGATGCGTTAACACACTATCATGCGGCAGTAG AGGGTGACCCGAACAACTACCTTACCTACTTTAAGCGTGGCACAGTTTACTTCGCCCTCGGGAAGGCCAAATTTGCAATAAGCGACTTTACGCGCGTGCTCGAACTGAAGCCCGACTTTACGGCGGCCCGGGCACAGCGTGGTTCCGTGTACCTGAAGATGGGCGACTTTGAAAACGCCGAAATGGATCTGATGGTGGTGCTACGTATGGATCCACACAACCCGGAGGCAAACATGCACTTTAGCCGCATTGGACCGGCCCGCGACCAGTGGGTGCTGTGTGTGGATCTGATGGAGCGGGGAGATTTTAACACGGCCATCGCACTGCTAACACAGCTGCTCGAAGTGTGCCCCTGGTCGGTACCGATTCGGGAGTCTCGTGCCCAGATGTACCTGCGCATCGGTGACCGGATGGCGGCGGTAAGTGATTTCCGCTCGGTGAACCGATTGTCCCACGACAGCACGGAAGGATATTACCAGCTGGCGCGCATCCTGTACGACATCGGTGATTCCGGTGCCGCGCTGAAGGAGATCCGCGAGTGTCTCAAGCTGGACCCCGAGCACAAAGACTGCTTCCCCTTctataagaaaataaaaaaggtagACAAAGTGTACGTGGATGCGCAGCTGGCCCAGGAAGAACAACGATACGCCGACTGTATTAGTGGGGGCGAGAAGCTAGTCAATCTGGAACCGGACGTTCCGATGATTGTGTACAACGGCAAACAGCTGCTGTGCAGCTGTCTAGTAAAGGAGGAAGAGTTCACCGATGCTGTCGTTCGATGCCGGGAAGCGCTCGACATTTATCCCGACCCCGAGGTAATGTGTGACCGGGCCGAAGCGCTCATCGGTGCGGAAATGTACGACGAGGCCATTGCACAGTATCGTGAAGCGCTCGAGATAAATGACAATCTGCAGCGGGCAAAGGATGGCATCGAACATGCGCAGCGCGTTCAAAAGCAAGCGGAACGGCGAGATTATTACAAAATTCTAGGCGTTAAACGTACCGCCACGAAGCAGGAAATTGTGAAAGCATACCGGAAAGCGGCCCAAAAGTGGCATCCGGACAATTTCCAGGGCGACCAGAAGAAGATGGCCGAAAAGAAGTTCATCGATGTGGCGGCAGCGAAGGAGGTGCTGACGGATCCGGAGAAGCGAAAACAGTTCGATGCTGGACAGGATCCGCTCGATCCCGAAGCAGGCCGGAATGGGTTCGGAGGTGGCAATCCATTCCATCACTTCCATCACGGGTCTCCCTTCCAGTTTAAGTTCCACTTCACGTAA